One genomic window of Streptomyces sp. WP-1 includes the following:
- a CDS encoding cytochrome P450: MISRQPTDGRLLLEELPDRWRDLREAGPVRHDEVLGTWQVLDHENVAAVLADPATYSSDLSALSPTQPDFETFTQGNFVAMDPPEHRKLRTLVSQAFTPRVVQGLEPRIEAICARLLDDVADQDRFDLVDALAYPLPIIVIAELLGIPAEEHRLFQEWASVLFGGDQLGEAPDMADLERALEAIAPTVREMNSYMLDYIRARRATPGDDLTSRLIGAEVDGVRLRDQEMVGFVALLLVAGHITTTALLGNAVVTFDRYPETDAALRADPLRIPAAVEEVLRWLPPFPELGRRVTRPVVLGGHEIPADTLLMAHLGAANRDPARFDAPDVFDVTRSPNPHLTFGHGIHFCFGAPLARLEARIALRMLHERFRMLVIPSHKDITYQNPAVIVGVRHLPVEVTEA, encoded by the coding sequence GTGATCAGCAGGCAACCGACGGACGGCCGGCTCCTCCTGGAGGAACTGCCCGACCGCTGGCGGGATCTACGCGAGGCCGGCCCGGTACGGCACGACGAGGTCCTGGGCACCTGGCAGGTGCTCGACCACGAGAACGTCGCCGCCGTGCTCGCCGACCCGGCGACGTACTCCTCGGACCTCTCCGCCCTCAGCCCCACCCAGCCCGACTTCGAGACCTTCACCCAGGGCAACTTCGTCGCCATGGACCCCCCGGAGCACCGCAAGCTGCGCACCCTGGTCAGCCAGGCGTTCACCCCCCGGGTCGTCCAGGGGCTCGAACCCCGGATCGAGGCCATCTGCGCCCGGCTGCTGGACGACGTCGCCGACCAGGACCGGTTCGACCTCGTCGACGCGCTGGCCTATCCGCTGCCGATCATCGTGATCGCCGAACTGCTCGGCATCCCCGCCGAGGAACACCGGCTCTTCCAGGAGTGGGCGAGCGTCCTGTTCGGCGGCGACCAGCTCGGCGAGGCGCCGGACATGGCCGACCTGGAACGGGCGCTGGAGGCCATCGCCCCGACCGTGCGCGAGATGAACAGCTACATGCTGGACTACATACGCGCCCGGCGCGCCACCCCCGGTGACGACCTGACCAGCAGACTCATCGGCGCCGAGGTGGACGGAGTGCGCCTGCGCGACCAGGAGATGGTCGGCTTCGTGGCGCTGCTGCTGGTCGCCGGGCACATCACCACCACCGCGCTGCTGGGCAACGCCGTCGTCACCTTCGACCGCTACCCCGAGACCGACGCGGCGCTGCGCGCCGATCCGCTGCGCATCCCGGCCGCCGTCGAGGAGGTGCTGCGCTGGCTGCCCCCCTTCCCCGAACTGGGCCGCCGGGTGACCAGGCCCGTCGTCCTCGGCGGCCACGAGATCCCCGCCGACACCCTGCTCATGGCACATCTGGGCGCCGCCAACCGGGACCCCGCCCGCTTCGACGCGCCCGACGTCTTCGACGTGACCCGCTCACCCAATCCCCATCTGACCTTCGGACACGGCATCCACTTCTGTTTCGGCGCGCCGCTGGCCCGGCTGGAGGCACGGATCGCTCTGCGTATGTTGCATGAACGATTCCGCATGCTGGTGATCCCGTCTCACAAGGACATCACCTACCAGAACCCGGCCGTGATCGTCGGCGTGCGGCATCTGCCCGTCGAGGTCACCGAAGCGTAA